One Paraburkholderia sp. IMGN_8 DNA window includes the following coding sequences:
- the rfaE2 gene encoding D-glycero-beta-D-manno-heptose 1-phosphate adenylyltransferase → MAATFERKIFTRDALVGLRTSMPAPVVFTNGVFDILHRGHVTYLADAKALGACLIVGVNSDASVRMLGKGDDRPINNEADRMALLAALESVDYVVCFGEQTPVELISALRPDVLVKGGDYDMDALPESAIVRGWGGKALAIPFEHERSTTALLKKVRAKE, encoded by the coding sequence ATGGCTGCTACTTTCGAACGCAAAATTTTTACGCGCGATGCGCTTGTTGGGCTTCGTACTTCTATGCCGGCGCCGGTTGTTTTTACCAACGGTGTGTTCGATATTCTGCATCGCGGACATGTGACTTATCTCGCTGATGCTAAGGCTCTCGGCGCTTGTCTCATCGTTGGCGTGAACAGCGATGCTTCTGTTCGCATGCTCGGGAAAGGAGATGATCGGCCTATCAATAATGAGGCTGATCGGATGGCCTTGCTCGCTGCCCTCGAGAGCGTCGATTATGTGGTTTGCTTTGGTGAGCAGACGCCCGTTGAGTTGATTTCGGCGCTGCGGCCGGATGTGCTCGTTAAGGGCGGTGATTACGATATGGATGCTTTGCCGGAGTCGGCGATTGTTCGGGGATGGGGTGGGAAGGCTTTGGCTATTCCCTTCGAGCATGAGCGGTCGACTACCGCGCTTTTGAAGAAGGTTCGGGCAAAAGAGTGA
- a CDS encoding ferritin-like domain-containing protein, translating to MNTMLYPELYKSLESVRWDMEKDIPWDKFDASLLTDEQAATIKMNAITEWSALPATEMFLRDNHHDSDFSAFMSVWFFEEQKHSLVLMEYLRRFKPEMCPTEEELHAVRFEFDPAPPLETLMLHFCGEIRLNHWYRRAAEWHTEPVIKAIYETISRDEARHGGAYLRYMKKAMTQTGDIARAAFAKIGVLMASARRTEKPLHPTNLHVNQALFPRDTIQSRLPDPEWLERWLDEQIRFDDGWEKKVVERILHNLSILFERTFNTAQELNRYRKEVVARLQADQKSAEQPA from the coding sequence ATGAACACCATGCTTTATCCGGAACTTTATAAATCGCTCGAATCCGTTCGATGGGACATGGAGAAAGACATTCCCTGGGACAAGTTCGATGCATCGCTATTGACCGACGAGCAGGCCGCGACGATCAAGATGAATGCGATCACCGAATGGTCGGCGTTGCCCGCCACGGAAATGTTCCTGCGTGACAATCATCACGACAGCGATTTCTCCGCATTCATGAGCGTGTGGTTCTTCGAAGAACAGAAGCACTCGCTGGTGCTGATGGAGTATCTGCGCCGTTTCAAGCCGGAAATGTGCCCGACCGAAGAAGAACTGCACGCCGTGCGCTTCGAATTCGATCCGGCGCCGCCGCTCGAAACGCTGATGCTGCACTTCTGCGGCGAAATCCGCCTGAATCACTGGTATCGCCGCGCAGCCGAATGGCATACCGAGCCCGTCATCAAGGCCATCTACGAAACCATTTCGCGCGACGAAGCGCGGCATGGCGGCGCCTATCTGCGCTACATGAAGAAAGCGATGACGCAAACCGGCGACATCGCGCGTGCTGCGTTCGCGAAGATCGGCGTCTTGATGGCATCGGCGCGCCGCACTGAAAAGCCGCTGCACCCGACCAACCTGCACGTGAATCAGGCGCTGTTCCCGCGCGACACGATTCAATCGCGTCTGCCGGATCCGGAATGGCTGGAACGCTGGCTCGACGAGCAGATCCGTTTCGACGACGGCTGGGAAAAGAAGGTGGTCGAACGGATTCTGCACAATCTGTCGATTCTGTTCGAGCGCACGTTCAATACGGCGCAGGAATTGAATCGCTATCGCAAGGAAGTGGTCGCGAGGTTGCAGGCTGATCAGAAGTCGGCTGAACAGCCGGCTTGA